Proteins from a genomic interval of Pseudomonas sp. RC10:
- a CDS encoding aspartate carbamoyltransferase catalytic subunit: MTPLDAKRPLQLNHQGQLQHFLSLDGLPRELLTEILDTADSFLEVGARAVKKVPLLRGKTVCNVFFENSTRTRTTFELAAQRLSADVITLNVSTSSTSKGETLFDTLRNLEAMAADMFVVRHGDSGAAHFIAEHVCPQVAIINGGDGRHAHPTQGMLDMLTIRRHKGDFKNLSVAIVGDILHSRVARSNMIALKALGCPDIRVVAPKTLLPIGVEQYGVKVYTDLTEGLKDVDVVIMLRLQRERMSGGLLPSEGEFYRLFGLTTARLAGAKPDAIVMHPGPINRGVEIESAVADGAHSVILNQVTYGIAIRMAVLSMAMSGQTAQRQFEQENAQ; encoded by the coding sequence ATGACGCCTCTCGACGCCAAGCGCCCGCTGCAACTGAACCATCAGGGTCAGCTGCAACATTTCCTCTCGCTCGACGGTTTGCCCCGCGAACTGCTCACCGAAATCCTCGACACCGCTGATTCGTTCCTCGAAGTCGGCGCCCGGGCGGTGAAGAAAGTCCCGCTGTTGCGCGGCAAAACCGTGTGCAACGTGTTCTTCGAGAACTCGACGCGCACCCGCACTACATTCGAACTGGCGGCACAGCGGCTGTCAGCGGACGTCATCACTCTGAACGTGTCGACGTCCTCCACCAGCAAGGGCGAGACGCTGTTCGACACCCTGCGCAACCTTGAGGCGATGGCCGCCGACATGTTCGTCGTACGTCACGGCGATTCGGGCGCGGCGCACTTCATCGCGGAGCACGTTTGCCCGCAGGTGGCGATCATCAACGGCGGCGACGGGCGTCATGCACATCCGACGCAAGGCATGCTCGACATGCTGACCATCCGCCGCCACAAGGGTGATTTCAAGAACCTCTCGGTGGCCATCGTCGGCGATATCCTGCACTCCCGCGTTGCGCGCTCGAACATGATCGCGCTCAAGGCGCTGGGCTGCCCGGACATCCGCGTGGTCGCGCCGAAAACCCTGCTGCCGATTGGCGTCGAGCAGTATGGCGTGAAGGTCTACACCGACCTGACCGAGGGCCTCAAAGACGTGGACGTGGTGATCATGCTGCGTCTGCAACGGGAAAGAATGTCCGGCGGCCTGCTGCCGAGCGAGGGCGAGTTCTACCGCCTGTTCGGCCTGACCACGGCTCGTCTGGCTGGCGCCAAGCCTGATGCCATCGTCATGCACCCCGGCCCGATCAACCGAGGCGTGGAAATCGAATCGGCGGTGGCCGACGGCGCCCACTCTGTGATCCTCAATCAAGTGACCTACGGCATCGCGATCCGCATGGCCGTTCTGTCCATGGCCATGAGTGGCCAAACCGCACAACGCCAGTTCGAGCAGGAGAACGCCCAGTGA
- the pyrR gene encoding bifunctional pyr operon transcriptional regulator/uracil phosphoribosyltransferase PyrR yields MTLPNPAALISQMAIDLNAHLSKRGISEPRFIGIRTGGVWVAQALLEALGSQSPLGTLDVSFYRDDFSQNGLHPQVRPSELPFEIEGQHLVLIDDVLMSGRTIRAALNELFDYGRPASVTLVSLLDLDAAELPIRPNVTGATLNLSPDERVKLSGPTPLTLELQDLSTDSAAL; encoded by the coding sequence ATGACCCTGCCCAACCCCGCCGCCCTGATCAGCCAGATGGCAATCGATCTGAACGCGCACCTCAGCAAACGTGGCATCAGCGAACCCCGCTTCATCGGCATCCGTACCGGCGGCGTGTGGGTCGCGCAGGCCCTACTCGAAGCGCTGGGCAGCCAGTCGCCACTGGGCACGCTGGACGTTTCTTTCTATCGCGACGATTTCAGTCAGAACGGCCTGCACCCTCAAGTGCGGCCGTCGGAGCTGCCGTTCGAGATCGAAGGCCAGCATCTGGTGCTGATCGATGACGTGCTGATGAGCGGCCGCACCATTCGCGCGGCCCTCAATGAACTGTTCGACTATGGCCGCCCCGCTAGCGTGACGCTGGTGTCGCTGCTGGACCTGGACGCTGCCGAGCTGCCGATTCGTCCGAATGTGACCGGCGCGACGCTGAATCTGTCTCCAGACGAACGCGTCAAGCTGTCCGGCCCGACGCCGCTCACGCTGGAGCTGCAAGACCTTTCCACCGATTCCGCCGCCCTCTAA
- the gshB gene encoding glutathione synthase encodes MSVRVGIVMDPIERISYKKDSSLAMLLAAQARGWSLFYMEQQDLYQVAGQARARMKPLKVFANPEHWFEFEAEIDNGLDDLDVILMRKDPPFDMDFIYTTYLLEQAERAGTLIVNKPQSLRDCNEKLFATQFPHCTPPTLVSRRADILKAFAAEHGDVIYKPLDGMGGTSIFRHRAEDPNLSVILETLTVNGAHQIMAQAYLPAIKDGDKRILMVDGEPVPYCLARIPAAGETRGNLAAGGRGEARPLSDRDRWIAAEIGPTLREKGLLFVGLDVIGDHLTEINVTSPTCIREIDNAYGTDIGGLLMDAIDKKLKAK; translated from the coding sequence ATGAGCGTTCGCGTTGGCATTGTCATGGACCCTATCGAGCGCATCTCCTATAAAAAGGACAGCTCGCTGGCCATGCTCCTGGCGGCGCAGGCGCGCGGCTGGTCGCTGTTCTACATGGAACAGCAGGATTTGTATCAGGTAGCCGGTCAGGCCCGCGCCCGCATGAAACCGCTGAAAGTCTTCGCGAACCCGGAGCACTGGTTCGAATTCGAAGCCGAAATCGACAACGGCCTCGACGATCTGGACGTGATCCTGATGCGCAAGGATCCGCCGTTCGACATGGATTTCATCTACACCACGTATCTGCTGGAACAGGCCGAACGTGCGGGCACGTTGATCGTGAACAAGCCGCAAAGCCTGCGCGACTGCAACGAGAAGCTGTTCGCGACGCAATTCCCGCACTGCACGCCGCCCACGCTGGTGAGCCGTCGCGCCGACATTCTGAAGGCCTTCGCCGCCGAACATGGCGACGTGATCTACAAGCCGCTGGACGGCATGGGCGGCACCTCGATCTTCCGCCACCGCGCCGAAGACCCGAATCTGTCGGTGATTCTCGAAACCCTGACCGTCAACGGCGCGCACCAGATCATGGCCCAGGCTTACCTGCCAGCGATCAAGGACGGCGACAAGCGCATTCTGATGGTCGATGGCGAGCCGGTGCCGTACTGCCTGGCGCGTATTCCGGCAGCGGGCGAAACCCGTGGCAATCTGGCGGCCGGTGGCCGTGGCGAAGCCCGCCCGCTGAGCGACCGCGACCGCTGGATCGCCGCCGAAATCGGCCCGACCTTGCGTGAAAAAGGCCTGTTGTTCGTAGGTCTGGACGTGATCGGCGACCACCTGACCGAAATCAACGTCACCAGCCCGACCTGCATCCGCGAAATCGACAATGCGTACGGCACCGATATTGGTGGGCTGCTGATGGATGCGATCGACAAGAAGCTGAAGGCCAAGTAA
- a CDS encoding TM2 domain-containing protein: MNTYYPDGRRPDTHSKVMGYLLWIFGFTGSHRFYYGKPVTGTIWFFTLGLLGIGWLIDLFLIPSMDEQADTRFSDGPTDYSVAWILLTFLGVFGLHRMYQGKWITGIIYLLTGGLFFVGILYDFWTLNDQISERNAERR, from the coding sequence ATGAACACCTATTACCCGGACGGCCGGCGGCCAGACACCCACAGCAAAGTCATGGGATACCTGTTATGGATTTTCGGTTTTACCGGCTCTCACCGGTTCTATTACGGCAAGCCGGTGACCGGGACGATCTGGTTTTTCACGTTGGGGCTGTTGGGGATTGGCTGGTTGATTGACCTGTTCCTGATCCCCTCGATGGACGAACAGGCGGACACGCGTTTTAGCGACGGACCGACCGATTACAGCGTCGCATGGATTCTGCTGACGTTTTTGGGCGTGTTCGGGCTGCATCGGATGTATCAGGGCAAATGGATCACCGGGATCATCTATTTGCTGACCGGAGGCCTGTTCTTCGTGGGGATTTTGTATGACTTCTGGACGTTGAATGACCAGATATCGGAGAGGAATGCCGAGCGGCGTTGA
- a CDS encoding methyl-accepting chemotaxis protein — protein MSNTGKSLEGAFSRSQIIVLFVCLIIFIMLLFVNFAYLSTQSNYDKQYIGHAGELRVLSQRIAKNATEAAAGKAAAFKLLADARNDFDTRWEYLKKGDKNTGLPAAPIEVSDELKAVQNDWENLRKSTDVILSREQTVLSLHQVAATLAETIPQLQIESEKVVDILLQTRAPASQVALAQRQSLLAERILGAVNTVLSGDETAVQAADAFGRDASQFGRVLNGMLEGNATLKITQVEDRDARARLAEIAELFQFVSGSVDEILETSPELLDVRESAGNIFTLSQTLLDEASVLANSFEHMAGGRKANIYVGYLLGLLALGSIILIGLVMVRETNRQLRETAEKSERNQTAIMRLLDEIEDLADGDLTVAASVTEDFTGAIADSINYSIDQLRELVATINLTAEQVFGAVKDTQTTATQLAAASEHQALQIAAASNAINDMAMSIDQVSANAGESVAVAERSVEIANKGNEVVHNTINGMDNIREQIQDTSKRIKRLGESSQEIGDIVSLIDDIADQTNILALNAAIQASMAGDAGRGFAVVADEVQRLAERSSSATKQIETLVRAIQNDTNEAVISMEQTTTEVVRGARLAQDAGVALEEIEGVSKVLAALVESITNAAQQQAALGQQISATMTVIQQTTTQTTSGTAATAQSMGNLAKMASEMRRSVSGFTLPPSRDSH, from the coding sequence ATGAGTAATACCGGCAAGTCACTGGAAGGCGCATTCAGCCGCTCGCAAATCATCGTGCTGTTCGTCTGCCTGATCATTTTCATCATGTTGCTGTTCGTCAACTTTGCGTACCTGAGCACGCAATCCAACTACGACAAACAGTACATCGGCCACGCGGGCGAGCTGCGCGTGCTGTCCCAGCGCATCGCCAAGAACGCCACCGAAGCGGCGGCGGGCAAGGCTGCGGCCTTCAAACTGCTGGCCGACGCGCGCAACGATTTCGACACGCGCTGGGAATATCTGAAAAAGGGCGACAAAAACACAGGGCTTCCTGCGGCGCCGATCGAAGTCAGCGATGAGCTGAAAGCGGTGCAGAACGACTGGGAAAACCTGCGAAAAAGCACCGATGTCATTCTCTCCCGCGAGCAAACGGTGCTGTCCCTGCATCAGGTGGCTGCGACGTTGGCCGAGACCATCCCGCAATTGCAGATCGAGTCGGAAAAGGTCGTCGATATTCTGCTGCAAACACGCGCCCCGGCCAGCCAGGTCGCGCTCGCTCAGCGTCAGTCACTGCTGGCCGAGCGCATTCTCGGCGCCGTGAACACCGTGCTCTCGGGCGACGAAACCGCGGTTCAGGCCGCTGACGCGTTTGGTCGGGATGCCAGCCAATTTGGTCGCGTTCTCAACGGCATGCTGGAAGGCAACGCAACGCTGAAAATCACCCAGGTCGAAGACCGCGACGCCCGCGCACGACTGGCCGAAATCGCCGAGCTGTTCCAGTTCGTGTCGGGATCGGTTGACGAAATTCTGGAAACGTCGCCGGAACTGCTCGATGTGCGCGAGTCGGCTGGCAACATTTTTACCCTGTCCCAAACGCTGCTTGACGAAGCGTCGGTGCTGGCGAACAGCTTCGAACACATGGCTGGCGGCCGGAAAGCCAACATCTACGTGGGCTATCTGTTGGGGCTGTTGGCGCTGGGGTCGATCATCCTGATCGGCCTGGTGATGGTGCGGGAAACCAACCGCCAGTTGCGCGAGACCGCCGAGAAAAGCGAGCGCAACCAAACCGCGATCATGCGTTTGCTGGATGAAATCGAAGACTTGGCCGACGGCGACCTGACGGTGGCGGCATCGGTCACCGAAGACTTCACCGGTGCCATCGCTGACTCGATCAATTACTCCATCGACCAGTTGCGCGAGCTGGTGGCGACCATCAACCTCACCGCCGAGCAGGTCTTCGGCGCGGTCAAGGACACTCAGACCACCGCGACCCAACTCGCCGCAGCGTCCGAGCATCAGGCGTTGCAGATTGCGGCAGCGTCCAACGCGATCAACGACATGGCGATGTCCATCGATCAGGTCTCGGCCAACGCAGGCGAATCGGTGGCCGTGGCCGAGCGCTCTGTGGAAATTGCCAACAAGGGCAACGAGGTGGTGCACAACACCATCAACGGCATGGACAACATTCGCGAACAGATTCAGGACACGTCCAAGCGCATCAAACGCTTGGGGGAGTCTTCTCAAGAAATTGGCGACATTGTCAGCCTGATCGACGACATTGCCGACCAGACCAACATCCTTGCGCTCAATGCCGCGATTCAGGCGTCTATGGCGGGAGATGCCGGTCGAGGCTTTGCGGTGGTGGCGGACGAGGTTCAGCGTCTGGCCGAGCGTTCATCGTCGGCGACCAAGCAGATTGAAACACTGGTCCGGGCGATTCAGAACGACACCAACGAGGCCGTCATCTCCATGGAGCAGACGACGACTGAGGTGGTGCGGGGCGCACGTTTGGCGCAGGATGCCGGTGTGGCGCTGGAGGAAATCGAAGGGGTCTCCAAAGTGCTGGCGGCGCTCGTCGAAAGCATCACCAACGCCGCGCAGCAGCAGGCCGCGCTGGGCCAGCAGATTTCGGCGACCATGACCGTGATACAGCAGACCACCACGCAGACCACGTCGGGCACCGCAGCCACTGCGCAGAGCATGGGCAATCTGGCGAAGATGGCCAGCGAGATGCGTCGTTCGGTGTCCGGTTTTACACTGCCGCCATCGCGGGACTCACATTGA
- a CDS encoding chemotaxis protein CheW: MAQSQTAFQLLLDIDQRCRSLAAGLPLQETRQQGWSGIGFRMGEHLYVAPMGEVDEILHEPRYAALPGVKPWVRGIANLRGRLLPIMDLHAFFGHELSPLRKQRRVLVIDHQDVFAGLLVDEVLGMQHFNERSLMPESSDDSDPDIAPYLQGRFLREQAWRVFSPRALVQSPGFMNVAL, translated from the coding sequence ATGGCTCAGTCACAAACTGCCTTTCAACTGCTGCTCGACATCGACCAGCGGTGCCGCTCGTTGGCGGCCGGACTTCCGTTGCAGGAAACCCGGCAGCAAGGCTGGAGCGGCATCGGTTTTCGCATGGGCGAGCATTTGTACGTCGCGCCGATGGGCGAAGTCGACGAAATCCTGCATGAGCCTCGTTATGCCGCGCTGCCAGGCGTGAAGCCTTGGGTTCGGGGCATCGCCAACCTACGCGGGCGGTTGTTGCCGATCATGGATTTGCACGCTTTCTTCGGCCATGAACTGTCGCCCTTGCGTAAGCAGCGCCGGGTGCTGGTGATCGATCATCAGGACGTGTTCGCCGGTCTGCTGGTGGACGAAGTGTTGGGCATGCAGCACTTCAATGAGCGCAGCCTGATGCCGGAATCCTCTGACGACAGCGACCCCGACATTGCGCCCTACCTCCAAGGCCGTTTCCTGCGCGAGCAGGCTTGGCGGGTGTTCAGCCCCAGAGCGTTGGTGCAATCGCCGGGCTTCATGAATGTCGCCCTTTAA
- the pilH gene encoding twitching motility response regulator PilH, whose product MARILIVDDSPTEMYKLTGMLEKHGHQVLKAENGADGVALARQEKPDAVLMDIVMPGLNGFQATRQLTKDADTNMIPVIMITTKDQETDKVWGKRQGARDYLTKPVDEETLMKTLNAVLAG is encoded by the coding sequence ATGGCTCGAATTCTGATCGTCGACGACTCGCCGACCGAAATGTACAAGCTGACCGGGATGCTGGAAAAGCACGGTCATCAGGTGCTCAAGGCTGAAAACGGTGCCGATGGCGTCGCCCTGGCGCGTCAGGAAAAACCCGATGCGGTGCTGATGGACATCGTCATGCCCGGCCTGAACGGCTTCCAGGCCACCCGCCAACTGACTAAAGATGCCGACACCAACATGATCCCGGTGATCATGATCACCACCAAGGATCAGGAAACCGACAAGGTCTGGGGCAAGCGCCAGGGTGCGCGGGATTACCTGACCAAGCCGGTGGACGAAGAAACCCTCATGAAAACCCTGAACGCGGTGTTGGCGGGCTGA
- a CDS encoding energy transducer TonB → MNAAVDSDLPMALIRTHVRPRDRLGFTLLIAALVHVALILGVGFTYVKPETISQTLEITLAPFKSDTKPKDADFLAQENQQGSGTLDKKAVPKTTEIAPYQDTQINKVTPPPAAKPVVKQEAPKTAVATKAPAKEKTVAKRDEVKTEEPKKAAPTFDSTQLNSEIASLEAELADEQQAYAKRPKIHRLSAASTMRDKGAWYKEDWRKKIERIGNLNYPEEARRQQIYGSLRMMVSINRDGSLYEVLVLESSGQPLLDQAAQRIVRLAAPFAPFTGDLSDIDRLEIIRTWKFARGDKLSSN, encoded by the coding sequence ATGAACGCGGCGGTCGACAGTGATCTCCCGATGGCCCTGATCCGCACCCACGTGCGCCCGCGTGATCGTCTGGGTTTTACCCTGCTGATCGCGGCCCTCGTGCATGTGGCGCTGATCCTTGGGGTGGGATTCACCTACGTCAAACCCGAAACCATCAGCCAGACCCTGGAAATCACTCTCGCCCCCTTCAAGAGCGACACCAAGCCGAAGGACGCAGACTTCCTTGCCCAGGAAAACCAGCAGGGCAGCGGCACCCTCGACAAGAAAGCGGTGCCGAAGACCACCGAAATCGCTCCTTATCAGGACACCCAGATCAACAAGGTGACCCCGCCGCCTGCCGCCAAGCCGGTGGTGAAGCAGGAAGCGCCCAAGACCGCCGTCGCCACCAAGGCACCCGCGAAAGAAAAGACCGTCGCCAAACGGGACGAAGTCAAAACCGAAGAGCCTAAGAAAGCCGCGCCGACCTTCGACAGCACGCAGCTGAACAGCGAAATCGCCAGCCTCGAAGCCGAGCTGGCCGACGAGCAGCAGGCGTACGCCAAGCGTCCGAAGATTCATCGCCTGAGCGCGGCCTCGACCATGCGCGACAAGGGCGCCTGGTACAAAGAGGACTGGCGCAAGAAGATCGAGCGCATCGGCAACCTCAACTACCCCGAAGAAGCCCGCCGTCAGCAGATCTACGGCAGCCTGCGGATGATGGTGTCGATCAACCGCGATGGCTCTTTATATGAAGTGCTGGTGCTGGAGTCGTCCGGGCAGCCGCTGCTGGATCAGGCAGCCCAGCGCATCGTCCGACTGGCCGCGCCCTTCGCGCCATTCACCGGCGACCTGTCGGACATCGACCGACTGGAAATCATCCGCACCTGGAAATTCGCCCGTGGGGACAAGCTTTCCAGTAATTGA
- a CDS encoding YqgE/AlgH family protein — MKNVTPSYLKHQFLIAMPHMHDENFAQTLTYIVEHNANGAMGLVINRPQSLSLADILEQLRPELAPPARCQHIPIHVGGPVQTDRGFVLHPTGQIFQATVDLGGVSLSTSQDVLFSIADGYGPDQNLITLGYAGWDAGQLEAEFAANAWLNCAFDPAILFEVDSELRLDAAAAKLGINLNLLTSQAGHA; from the coding sequence ATGAAAAACGTCACTCCGTCGTACCTCAAGCACCAATTTCTGATCGCCATGCCCCATATGCACGATGAGAACTTCGCTCAGACCTTGACCTACATCGTCGAGCACAACGCCAATGGCGCCATGGGTCTGGTGATTAACCGACCGCAAAGCCTGTCGCTGGCCGATATTCTCGAACAGTTGCGACCGGAATTGGCGCCGCCCGCCCGTTGTCAGCACATCCCCATTCATGTCGGCGGCCCGGTGCAAACCGACCGTGGCTTCGTCCTGCACCCGACCGGCCAGATTTTCCAAGCCACGGTCGACCTGGGTGGCGTCTCGCTGTCCACCTCGCAAGACGTGCTGTTCTCCATCGCTGACGGCTACGGCCCTGATCAGAATTTGATCACGCTGGGGTACGCGGGCTGGGACGCAGGCCAACTGGAAGCTGAATTCGCCGCCAACGCCTGGCTCAACTGCGCGTTCGATCCGGCTATTCTGTTCGAAGTCGACAGCGAACTCCGCCTCGACGCCGCCGCCGCCAAACTCGGCATCAACCTGAATCTGCTGACCAGCCAGGCGGGCCACGCCTGA
- the ruvX gene encoding Holliday junction resolvase RuvX, with protein sequence MAALRLLLGFDYGTRQIGVAVGQVITGQARELCTLKAQNGVPDWDKVQALITEWKPDAIVVGLPLNMDGTPSEMSARAEKFSRKLNGRFNLPVYTHDERLTTFEAKGERMARGGQRGSYRDNPVDAIAAALLLQGWLDANGALFET encoded by the coding sequence ATGGCTGCATTGCGTCTGCTTCTGGGCTTCGACTACGGCACTCGGCAAATCGGCGTTGCCGTCGGCCAGGTGATCACCGGCCAGGCCCGGGAACTCTGTACTTTGAAAGCTCAAAACGGTGTTCCCGACTGGGACAAGGTGCAGGCCCTGATCACTGAGTGGAAGCCTGACGCCATCGTCGTCGGCCTGCCGCTGAACATGGACGGTACGCCCAGCGAGATGAGCGCCCGCGCCGAAAAGTTCTCACGCAAGCTCAATGGCCGCTTCAATCTTCCTGTTTACACCCACGACGAGCGTCTGACGACCTTCGAAGCCAAAGGCGAGCGCATGGCCCGTGGCGGCCAGCGTGGCAGTTATCGTGACAATCCGGTGGACGCCATCGCGGCTGCATTGCTGCTGCAAGGCTGGCTGGACGCCAACGGCGCGCTGTTTGAAACCTGA
- the pilG gene encoding twitching motility response regulator PilG: MEQHSAPLKVMIIDDSRTIRRTAETLLKNVGCEVITAVDGFDALAKIADNHPRIIFVDIMMPRLDGYQTCALIKNNRAFKSTPVIMLSSRDGLFDKAKGRIVGSDQFLTKPFSKEELLSAIKAHVPGFVAVEQQLS; the protein is encoded by the coding sequence ATGGAACAGCATTCAGCCCCACTGAAAGTCATGATCATCGACGACTCGCGCACGATTCGTCGGACCGCCGAGACGCTGTTGAAGAACGTCGGTTGTGAGGTGATCACCGCTGTCGATGGCTTCGATGCTCTGGCCAAGATCGCCGATAATCATCCAAGAATCATTTTTGTCGACATCATGATGCCCCGGCTGGACGGGTATCAGACCTGTGCGTTGATCAAGAACAACCGGGCATTCAAGTCTACGCCGGTGATCATGTTGTCCTCCAGGGACGGGCTGTTCGATAAGGCCAAAGGGCGTATCGTCGGGTCCGATCAGTTTTTGACCAAGCCGTTTAGCAAGGAAGAGCTGCTCAGTGCGATCAAGGCCCACGTGCCGGGGTTCGTGGCAGTAGAACAACAACTATCTTGA
- a CDS encoding dihydroorotase — protein sequence MKFSILGARVIDPVSGLDQVIDVHLEAGKILALGAAPADFSPSQTIDGQGLVAAPGLVDLNVSLREPGYSRKGSIASETRAAAAGGVTSLCCPPRTKPVLDTSAVAELILDRAREAGHSKVFPIGALSKGLEGEQLAELIALRDAGCVAFTNGLTNFKSNRTLCRALEYAATFDLTVIFNSQDHDLAAGGLAHDGPTAAFLGLPGIPETAETVALARDLLLVEQSGVRAHFTQLTSARGVALIAQAQARGLPVTADVALYQLILTDEALIDFSSLYHVQPPLRTRADRDALREAVKSGVVQAISSHHQPHERDAKLAPFGATEPGISSVELLLPLAMTLVEDGLLDLPTLLSRLSAGPAAALRLPAGQLAAGAAADLVLFDPAASTVAGEKWLSKGENSPFLGHCLPGAVKYTFVDGRMSYIG from the coding sequence GTGAAGTTCAGCATCCTCGGCGCTCGCGTCATCGACCCTGTCAGCGGTCTGGATCAAGTCATCGACGTTCACCTTGAGGCAGGCAAAATCCTCGCTCTGGGCGCGGCCCCCGCCGATTTCTCGCCTTCGCAAACCATCGACGGCCAAGGCCTTGTGGCTGCGCCGGGCCTGGTTGACCTGAATGTGTCCCTGCGCGAACCGGGCTATAGCCGCAAAGGCAGTATCGCCAGTGAAACCCGCGCCGCTGCGGCCGGTGGCGTGACCAGCCTGTGCTGCCCGCCGCGCACCAAGCCGGTCCTGGACACCTCGGCAGTTGCCGAGTTGATTCTGGACCGCGCCCGCGAGGCCGGTCACAGCAAGGTATTCCCCATCGGCGCGCTGAGCAAAGGTCTGGAAGGCGAGCAACTGGCCGAACTGATCGCCCTGCGCGACGCCGGTTGCGTGGCGTTCACCAACGGCCTGACCAATTTCAAGAGCAACCGCACGCTGTGCCGCGCGCTGGAATACGCCGCGACCTTCGACCTGACCGTGATCTTCAATTCGCAGGACCACGATCTGGCAGCAGGCGGCCTGGCTCATGACGGCCCGACGGCAGCGTTCCTCGGCCTGCCGGGCATTCCGGAAACCGCTGAAACCGTGGCGTTGGCCCGCGACCTGCTGCTGGTCGAACAAAGCGGCGTGCGCGCGCACTTCACGCAATTGACCAGCGCACGGGGCGTGGCATTGATCGCTCAGGCGCAAGCCCGTGGTTTGCCGGTGACGGCCGACGTGGCGCTGTATCAGCTGATTCTGACGGACGAAGCGCTGATCGACTTCTCCAGCCTCTATCACGTGCAACCGCCCCTGCGCACCCGCGCCGACCGCGATGCGCTGCGTGAGGCGGTCAAATCGGGCGTGGTTCAAGCGATCTCCAGCCATCACCAGCCTCATGAACGTGACGCCAAGCTGGCCCCGTTCGGCGCGACCGAACCGGGGATCAGCAGCGTCGAGCTGCTGCTGCCGCTGGCGATGACATTGGTGGAAGACGGCCTGTTGGACCTGCCGACGCTCCTGTCGCGTCTCAGCGCAGGCCCTGCAGCGGCCCTGCGTTTGCCTGCGGGCCAGCTGGCAGCGGGTGCGGCGGCAGATCTGGTGTTGTTTGATCCCGCGGCTTCCACTGTGGCAGGCGAAAAATGGCTGTCGAAGGGCGAAAACAGCCCGTTCCTCGGCCACTGCTTGCCGGGCGCTGTGAAATACACCTTTGTGGATGGGCGGATGAGCTATATCGGCTGA